The following is a genomic window from Manihot esculenta cultivar AM560-2 chromosome 9, M.esculenta_v8, whole genome shotgun sequence.
cccCATTATTTCATTGATTTTTCACTTCGAAATCTTTAATttacttaaaatattattatttaatttttataaaaataataatttaggatATCATTCTACAAacagaaatttaaaatattttaatataaactcaaatattaattttaaaataaattaaaatataaatttcaaaaCAAACTACAAATCAtcatgtgatatttttttattaaattaaaattaagatttaatagaTGAATAAAGTTGGAaaactctaaattttaatttataatttgtcattttatttaatctgtactgaaattattttaaagaattttgttttagaaaatattttctgctATTTTTAGGCACAAAAATTGAATAACACTAGGTAGTTgtacaaatttattattttcaataataaaatctcaccaaatttttttttaaaaaaaaaaacatttttattgactacatttttttttaaaaaaaaactctacatttttttaaaataaattattaatttattttgcataataaaatttaaaataatataataggaCAAAGGTGAGAAAGTTTCCAGCATTAATGATCCGTAGTCATTGGTTGAACACTTAGCTATCATTGATGAAGATGGTTACAGGCACTTGTTGCTCAATTATTCGATGCGTAGTTCTATGTCATCTGTCACAtcaaaaaatagaaatatttatttttttaaaaaatacttttattaaaaaaaatattaaagatttACAAATTCtcatatttatattctaaaaaaataatgtccataaaaattttaaattatatattattttttaataaaaatattttatattaataatatttttataattatactcaacatttatgtttctattaaaaattaataaaaaaatttatttttaacataaaaattcttaattaataaaaaaaattctaattagagtaatatttaaatttaaaaataaatatacagacaaaaaaatatttttatcttgtgATTAATGCTCAGTATTCCGTCTAcggtaaataataaaaatgtagaTGGATGAAATAAttctactttaattttatttattaatttcaattaattttgacTAATTATTTTTGTACATCTTTTATATTatgtgaattattttttaaaaggtttattgaatacaaaaaatttaaatattttattaatttatatttatattcacaattttaaatcttatagaataaaaagtaaatattttttaatttatcaaaattataattgagataattaaattaatttaaaaattttacggtaaattataataatttctaaaattttatttaacaaataaaatagtgattaaaatacatatttttatttcaataatatttttatccatataaatattgttgaaataaatatatatatgtatatattaataaatattgttgaatatttattttataaaaatataaatattgttaaaataaaagtatatattttataaaatataaaaataatataaatatgtattttataaataaaactatGTGGCAtataaatatcatatatttatatgtatttcataatatataaatataaatattattgaaataaaaatatataatttaaggaTTATTTTATcactcaaataaaattttaaatactatataataatttactattaattcttccatatttaatttaatttttttaattataattataataaattaaaaatatttaattttagttataattttttttatttaatagccTCGTTATAAAAATAATCCACACGACATGACtggtaattaaaaaattttagttaaaattaattgaaattaatagttaaaattgaacctaatagctaaaattaagataaattattttttatctatgaattatattaaaattacatatattcttttatttataaaattcaataatttaatttttatatccgtcaaaattaattttttttaacatttgaaAGCAGTGTAATTCTTCTAAATTGCAATATGGAATTAGGTAGTTTCCTTCTTTAATTTGTAaaaacaattaataatttttagcaTTTTATTGACAGGAAGGCTTTCACCCAATGTAATAATGTCTGGAAATGTTTTGCTGAATGGAAAGCAAAGGAGAATAGGCTGCAAAAACATTGTAAGTAACTAAGagtctaatttaattttcatgtaatttttaatattcttaattataatttattaacctttctgagaaaaaaaaattatataaaaaaagaaaatttaaacgtaaaaatatttatatgtttatagttatacttaattttaaaaaagaaatctgtaaaataaagaaaaatagtcGATGGTATACTGAAATGTCCGGTGAAGACCTCCGAAATTTAAAATAGATTTGTAAActttgattaattattttatatgcaATTTTTTTCCTTGTGCATTTTgtttctcttcaattttcatCCTAGATTTGTGATTCTGAGTTATTTTGCAGTCTTATGTCACTCAAGAAGATTTTCTCTTGGGGACTCTGAGTGTCACAGAAACCCTCACATACTCAGCAAAGTTAAGGCTTCCTGCAAAATATACAAAGAATGAAATCAAAACAGTAGTAGAAGACACAATGATGAAGATGGGATTGCAGGATTGTGCTGATAAAAAGATTGGAAATTGGCATTTGAGAGGAATAAGTGGAGGTGAAAAGAGGCGACTTAGCATTAGTCTTGAGATATTAACACAGCCTCATGTGATGTTTCTTGATGAACCAACTTCTGGGCTTGATAGTGCTTCAGCTTTCTTTGTCATTGAAGCTCTGAGAAACATTGCTCTTGATGGAAGAATAGTGATTTGTTCTATTCACCAGCCTAGTAGTTTCGTCTTTGATTTGTTTGATGACTTGTGCCTCCTTTCAAGTGGAGAAACCATCTATTTTGGAGAGGCAAATGCAGCCATCAAGGTAATTATGCAGTTCTTTTGTTatccattctttttttttccattaataTTGCAATTGACCAATGGGTATCTTATATTCTGTGTTTATTTCCAAAATAAGAAATTTGCTGATTTTGTTATCATATTATGCAGTTCTTTGCTGAGGCTGGATTTCCTTGTCCAACAAGAAGAAACCCTTCGGATCACTTTCTTAGGTGTATCAATTCAGATTTCGACAAGATAGCTGCGATTCGATTACGATCACAAAAAGATCTTGTACGTAGTCATATAACATTAATCTCatgaattaaattgtatttcATAGTACTAAGACAACAACTTTCTGATACATAATTGTGTTGCAGGGATCTCTAGAACCTTCGAGTTCCCAAATCAATTTGAGCACAGAAGATATCAGAGAAATTCTTTTCCAAAAATACAAGAATTCTGCATATTCAGTAGATACAAGAAAACGAATTCGAGAACTTACCCTTTATACTGTAAGTAACTCAACATTGAACAAAGTTAATAGTTACTTATAATCAATCATATTATAACCTTAAAATTTGAAACCAATGTAGGAAGAGCTTGTGCCTGGTCCGAACATGAACAACATTAGTTGGTGGAAGCAGCTCTGCACATTAACTAATCGTTCATTCACAAACATGACAAGAGATCTAGCATATTACTGGATAAGAATCCTATTTTGTGCCCTAATTGCACTAGGTGCTGGAATTATGTTCTTTGATATTGGCTTATCAAATTCATCAATCCTAGCAAGAGTTAAATGTTACACATATTTTTATGACTTCTTGCTTTGCTTGTGCGTTGGAGGCTTACCCTCTCTCAGTGAAGAATGGAAGGTAAAATAGAATATATCTTACAACGATATCAAACTTCCTTACATCTACATCGGTTTAAGATACAATAATGTTTTTATAAGATATCGAATACTATCTCTTCTTGAATTAACTTTTGCAAATGAGTTAGATCAGAGCTAGTATCAGAATCTTTCCATTTAATCTTTAGCCTTTCATATGCCTTAAGCATTTCTCATCCTCCAACTAGCTTTTTTACTTAATGTGGTTCAATTGCATAGGTAGTGTACTATGAAAGATACAACGGACACTATGGAGAGGGCGTGTTCGTGCTCGCCAATTTCCTCTCATCTTTTCCTTTCTTGGTGATGATCACTCTATCATCTGCAACTATAATCTTTTACATGGTGAAATTTCATATGGGATTCTCCATCTATTGTTATTTTTGTATCAATCTCTTCTGTTGCCTGTCTACTATGGAGAGTATAACAATGATTGTTGCATTACTTGTCCCCAACTTCTTGATGGGTATAGGAGTTTCATCTGCTGTAATTGTAAGTAAAAGATTCCAACTCTACTTCTATATATCAGTTGCATGCTCTTTAGAGGAACTCATGGTATGAGTTGTTATCGTCTTTCAATGCAGATGCTTTTGACGATTGCATCTGGACTTTATAGGCCATTGGCTTATCTTCCCAAGGTTTTCTGGAAATACCCAATGAGCTATATCAGTGTTACAGCATGGGCTGTGCAGGTAAAGCTAAACTAGCTTCGGGAGcaatttttcaaaagaaatcGGAAATTTCTAAGCATCATTTTGTCTCGATTTAAGTTTCTAGTTTTATTGATCTTCTAAGTAGATATTTGCTTTAATATCTCGATCATAAATAGGGTCAATATAAAAATGATGTGATTGGACTTGAGTTCGAACCATGGGTGCCTGGAGAATTAAAGCTCAAAGGTGAGAGGATACTTGAGACAGATTTAGGAGTGAAGTCGAGACATTCCAAGTGGTGGGATTTGGCTATTCTCTTCTTCTTATTTCTATGTCACAGGTTTGTTTTCTTTATGGTACTAAAGTACAAGGAAAGAGCAGTGTTGTTGTTGCGCAGGCTCTATGCCAAGCAAAGTTTTCAATCCCAAATCAAAAGAATTTCAGATTCTTTTAGAAGGGAAACTTATAGCTTCTCTAAGAGACACCAACCTCTCCATCCATTGTCTTCTCAAGAAGGCCTTGCATCACCACTGCCTTAGCATTGATATGTAATTTTTCAAATGCTATGGTAGTTAGGTTTGTAAATTAATTAAGGATATAAATGATAGGAAATAAGTTCAAATCCATTCATCTACTTTAAAATTGGTTTTCACATTATTCATTTGCTAAAGGGGAATTGCAAGTTCACTGCCTTCCATCTAAAGTTCAGTTGGCTGATATTCCTATGAAAGCCCTGCCAAAGGCACGATATAAAAATTTGGAGAAATCACCCTAACTTTTTTTATGCTTATAAATTTTGTATACTATTATAAACAAACAAGTCATTTCAATTTTAAAGTTAAGCTAAACCAAACACTTCATAGTAATCAACTTGCGATTTCACTAAGTTGGCATATATTCTTACAAAAGCACAGTTAAAAACATGGCATAGTAGTCAACTTACGGTTCTAGCTAAGAAAAATTTTTATCCGAATCGAGTCACAAAAGTCtatagtataaaaatataaaatttttatataaatgttaTTATCGTTTTATACTATTATCCATATAGACTCGACataggtgaatttttttttctactaatatttaattagaattaaaaagGTGTTATAAAATTTATCGGGAAATTACTCGTAAATAGTTGAGTAACATGGTTTAACAAAAAGAAAGCcgaaaataacaaaatatatttttctattttttttttcaaatctcatttaaaataatactttGAGAAGTATTTTTTTAGTAGTGAAAATGCTTCCGGCGTTGATAAATGAGAGACTTTCAATAGTTTGAGATTCAAAGATTAAAGAACACCTGCACAATAAACATAATGGAAAACGTAAGGGGACGAaggagaaataataaaaaaaaaattaaggaaaaatatttaattttcatatttttacgatgtttagtaaatttattttatttttttatttttttaaaaaataaatgaaattttaattaaatttttattaataaaatattaattttatgcctcaaatattaaaaattatttattaattattttgatcttATCAAAATAACGAATTGATACTTTGAAATCCAAAATGGCAAAACTCATCTCAACTATCTTCTTCATCCAAAAGTAGAGTGGAATCAAAGCTTGTAGAATAGTAGATGAGATATATGAATTTCTAGGGATGTGAATCAAAAACACATTTAGAAAACTAAGGTAGTTTTCAAACcagttataaaaatattgtttGTTTTAGAAAACACCAACAAAAAAAtgtcaattaaataattacttttAGGCGTGATGTAACTAGgcctgtgcaatcggtcggttcggttccgaaccgaaccgaaccgaaaaaaccgaaaaccgaaatgttaaaattttaaaaaccgaaaaaaccgattatgatgatataaccgaaccgaaccgaaccgataaaaattggttcggttcggttcggttcgattcaaaccgaaatctgcaattttttttaaaaatttatcggttcgattcaaactcCACCGACTTTCACACTGTCAGGCCGAACAGAGCCGCATCGAAATCGAAATCCAAGAGGAACGTCTCAAACAGAAAAGATCCACCGCaccaaaacatccatagaaccCAGAATCCAGATCGTCCAGCTAAGCAACAAAAAAGCATAACCAGGAGGTGATTGAGGAAGAGCCCATGGCAAACACTGGCCGAAGGGAGATGAACCACCGGACGCATCGACGACTCCCTGTGAATCCACCGTCAACAACATGCAAAGCCCTCCCAGCAAAACAAAAGCATGTTCTCACAACCCCAGTAACAGGATCATCACCATATCGAAGAAACAACCCTCAAGCTAGCAAAATCGGCGACCTGGAAATGAAGCCAAAACAAGACCATATACAAACCCATAAATGCCGACAATTAGAAGCGATGAGGGAGACCACCGTCAAACtccaataaaaaatatacaaaaatatACATCTCGACCGAGAGAACTGCCCTTTAGGTAGGaaatcggttatttcggtttgatcggttatttaacacgtttaaaccgaaccgaaccgaaaaccgaataattttaaatatactaaccgaaccaaaccgatcattccgattaaccgaaccgaaaaaccgaaattattcggttcggttcggtttttcggtttaaaccgaaatctaCACAGGCCTAGATGTAACAAGAGACGTCAGAATATTAATTCTTAAAAACACTGGTTAGAGTAacatttttaaagaaattaaatgtttcttaaaatattattttaaaaaataaaattttattattattttttcttttactttttaaaatgcCAATCGTTTTTTAGAATTGTTTgaatgctctatgaaatgctaTTTTGATCGGAgtatatacaatttttttttattttaattatcacatcaatattataaattatagaaagtaaatatgttaattcaaaaataaatatttataaatgtgTCAGTTGCATAATTTTAGAATGGTATGATTATAgacttaattttcttttctatatAGATACAGTCTTTTATGTATAAATAGGCTGTAATTTCTATTGTaatatacaataaatattatttttttatatgatatcAAAGTCTCAACCATAGAGATTTAAAATTTCGTTTGGAGATTTACGGCTCTATTCGTTTGAATTACCCATAAAAAGTAATATTTGGATCTCATCGCCCATCTAGGAAGGACGTCAGAGCGTCGGCGAAGCTTCCCTGAAGAGCTGACAGGCATTCGGCCAACGAGTGGGCCTCACGCGCCGCCACAACGATCTACCGCAGTTCCACGCGCCTGTGCGTGAAGGCGAATCCCTGCTCGGTCACCATTGCCGGAGTCACCACATTGTTCCCTTGTCAGATCTGAGGTTCGTTTTCCATTCAGGTGTTGGGTGGAGATGTTTATGGTACTGTTCATATTCAGCCACTATTCACCGGGTACTGTTTACTTTTGATTCTGTATTTATTTTGATTGCTTTAGGCTGATTGTCCttatggctgaagttaaaaccaccgtaactgatgtgattcctatgatgactaaaattacggaacacaaattaaatGGATCTAATTTTTTGGATTGGAGTAAGACTATCCGTATTTATTTACGAAGTATTGAAATTGATGATCATCTTACCAAGAATCCTCCAACTGATGAAACTTGTAGAGTTTAGATGAGGGATGATACTCGATTGTTTCTGCAGATCCGAAATTTTATTCATAGTGAGGTGATTAATCTTATTAATTACTGTGAATTTGTTAAAGAGTTAATAGATTATTTGGAATTTCTACATTCTGATAAAAGGAATATTTTCCGTATTTATAACGTGTGTATGGTATTTTACCGAGTTGAGAAAAATGATAGAACTTTAACATTctattttatggattttaaaagagtttacGAAGAGCTTAATGTATTGATGCCTTTTAGTACAGATGTGAAAACTCAACAAGTTCAACGAGAGCAAATAGTTGTTATAAGCTTTCTTGCAGGTCTCTCTCCAAAGTTTGAGACAGCTAAATCTCAAATTCTTTATGACTTTGAAATATTATCGTTACATGATGTGTTTACTAAGGTGTTGCGTACAGAGTTTCCAATTACTTCACACCCCACTAGTGCCCTTGTTAGCCGCAATGACAGTGGCAGATAGAATAATAGGGGTGGGCAAAGAGGATATTTTAATGGTAGTAAAGGATCTCAGCATTATGGAAAAACAGGTTCTACTTTTGACTCAAGAGGAATCATTTGTTGTTACTACCGCGAATCTGAATATGCTAAAAAGACATATCAGAAACTACAGAATAAGAATCAATGCACACAAATGGCACATATGATAGTTGAGGCCTCTTCTACTTTGAATTGGGAGACTGCAGAGgcttgcagtgagataactgctttaGTATTAGACGtgcgtcagctagaggtgagtagaactaaactgaatcattatttaaagaaatcaaaccttttaagcatgctcatacaTCACGGATGCGATGTATATATAATTagattgttttgcattagaattcatgaatatgatgcattacataatttattattattgtggatggatattggaccCATTAGCGCTCGAGTATATTATGATATGTTACGATGGATATGAAAGTCcaagtcgagacccattctacgcccctgacactatataagagaaagtTCAGGTCGAGACCTATTCTACTCCCCTAgcactatggatatgttatattatcttatgtttaagaggaagtcctgaggagcacccgtCATGGGCCAAATACTATTGGAatctgtagagggttattggtgacaagtccatattaatgtgaattgtttgtattgGGAAGCAttcgatcatatgtttattaaactattttttatatgttctgctcactagattcttgtaacttatcccttttcccctaaccccaggttagCAAGATCAGAGTTAGTTCTAGAAGTTGGCTGAATTGCTGGTATAACCTGTTGTAATAGTATAACTATAGACATGTATTAATTTTTGGATTAGAGTTGTGATTTGCCCAAGTTCTTCCTTATAATCCCTGTTTCATgatctttttatgtaaaaatttttaagtataaGTTATGTTTAAACTAAATTTAAGTCATGTTATGTTTGCCATATTAAAGCATTTGATGAGAATTATAgcatgaattttatattttcaattataatGCATGCACAAATTGAGTTTTGATTCATATAattattagatatttttattatttgtgtgatcatgtatgataTTATATTAGGTGTAACAGGATGTATAATAAACTTGCTTCAAATTCTGACAATTTTAAATCCATCTGAACTCTAAATTCAAtagcaatttaatttttaagtcgTTATAGCGTGGTATGGAGGTAAACCCTGATTGCATGCCCGGCAGGGCATCCTCACTTTTCTTGTATCCAAAATGATGACATCACAGTACAGATTTTAAAGAACTGAGTGGTCAAACTAAAAAAGCTTTTGAGTAAATGAATTATTGATCCATTCAAAGACGTCATGCATGACCCACTGCTTTTTTATTTGCGAAATTTTTTAGTATTCAATTTAAGAACAAATTAATAACACAtttctttacaaaattttttttttctcataaatttatatcttaatcaatatattttatgtataaattatattttaatttttaacttttaatataattaaattattaatttttatatttttaaaattcaacatctaaatttatatataatcaattatatataatcAATTCGTTTAAACAGAATATCTTTTTGCTAATGAATATTTCGCTCATAATTCTATTAGCCAACgatttaagagaaaaataaatatttaaaatatttaaaatacttttaaaaatatttaaatttttatcggtaaaatattttatattgtgtaaattatattttaattcttaaattttagtataattttatatttttaaaattaaaattttaaatctctcTGTATTCACTCAGTCCAAAATTACAGTCTTTTTTATCATTATACATATTAATTTAAAGTAAGTGGATtgttaaatttctaaaaatataatttatttttaaaatatttttgtaaagatgaataatctatttaaatgttattttatatcacttaaaaatagttaaaattataaatattttttaaaaattttgaaattataagtattaggatattttaataaataaaaattaaataataaaaagtgtTAAAATTTAGATGAATTTGAGAATCTGAATATAAATTAGAGATTTAAGTGTTAtttcaaatgaaaataaaaaattaaaatatttaaattttaataaatgagaAAAATGGATGAAATTTTaactctttaatatttttaatttaaaaagggaaata
Proteins encoded in this region:
- the LOC110622679 gene encoding ABC transporter G family member 15; protein product: MQMNKEEEEEEMEDSGLKNLVWEEVTVTTMADTYYKSFLMKKPANCRNLLNRITGFALPRRIMAIMGPSGSGKSTLLDALSGRLSPNVIMSGNVLLNGKQRRIGCKNISYVTQEDFLLGTLSVTETLTYSAKLRLPAKYTKNEIKTVVEDTMMKMGLQDCADKKIGNWHLRGISGGEKRRLSISLEILTQPHVMFLDEPTSGLDSASAFFVIEALRNIALDGRIVICSIHQPSSFVFDLFDDLCLLSSGETIYFGEANAAIKFFAEAGFPCPTRRNPSDHFLRCINSDFDKIAAIRLRSQKDLGSLEPSSSQINLSTEDIREILFQKYKNSAYSVDTRKRIRELTLYTEELVPGPNMNNISWWKQLCTLTNRSFTNMTRDLAYYWIRILFCALIALGAGIMFFDIGLSNSSILARVKCYTYFYDFLLCLCVGGLPSLSEEWKVVYYERYNGHYGEGVFVLANFLSSFPFLVMITLSSATIIFYMVKFHMGFSIYCYFCINLFCCLSTMESITMIVALLVPNFLMGIGVSSAVIMLLTIASGLYRPLAYLPKVFWKYPMSYISVTAWAVQGQYKNDVIGLEFEPWVPGELKLKGERILETDLGVKSRHSKWWDLAILFFLFLCHRFVFFMVLKYKERAVLLLRRLYAKQSFQSQIKRISDSFRRETYSFSKRHQPLHPLSSQEGLASPLP